The Pan troglodytes isolate AG18354 chromosome 6, NHGRI_mPanTro3-v2.0_pri, whole genome shotgun sequence genomic sequence TTACCTGTGCTTCTCTGTGACTCCTTGCCTCTGCctttcccaacctcaggtaatcacTAATATGAATTTTATGCTTATCATtccctttttcaaaaaaattttttcttgcaTACTTATGTATATCTAAACAATCTATAATTTAGTTTTAGTCGCCTTTGAGCTTTATAGCAGAGTAATTTGCTCTGTGTCATTTGCGATTTGCTTTTCATcactcaaaattatatttttaagatagcTATATTCATACATTATCTGTAgtaaattcattaattcattcatccatccatccaataatGTTTGTTAACTGCCCTATCTGTGCTTGGGGTGGCTTTGTCCATCCTGGGGATTAAGGGAAGGGGGCTCACATGGAATCAGAGAGAGAAAGTTTCCTATAATTGTTCTAGCCATTCTCCCTAACCATTTTTCtttgggagaaactgaggctcagattgAAGAAGAGCCTGCTGTCAGGTCACACAGGGACTCAGGGACAGCAATCCTTTGGGGATCCAGAGATCATCTCCATCTGCTGGTCACAGTGGACTGAGAGTTCCCTTCAGAACCTCAAAGGGCCTCCCcgactccctctctctctctgcagcgGCCgatgggaggagaaggaggagaagctgCGGGCAGCGGTGAAGCGGGTGCTCAAGTGCGATGTCCACCTGGGCAACCCGCTGGCCCCGGCTGTGTTGCCTCCCGCCGACTGTGTGCTCACCCTGCTGGCCATGGAGTGTGCCTGCTGTAGCCTTGATGCCTACCGCGCTGCCCTGTGCAACCTTGCCTCACTGCTCAAGCCGGGTGGCCACCTGGTGACCACTGTCACGCTTCGGCTCTCGTCCTACATGGTGGGGAAGCGTGAATTTTCCTGCGTGGccctggagaaggaggaggtggagCAGGCTGTCCTGGATGCTGGCTTTGACATTGAACAGCTCCTACACAGTCCCCAGAGCTACTCTGTCACCAATGCTGCCAACAATGGGGTCTGCTTCATTGTGGCTCGCAAGAAGCCTGGGCCCTGAGCCAGGAGGGCCAGCCAGAGGTCTGGTCAGGCTGTGAGGCCTTGGCCATCTGTATGCTAGAGAGGGGTGAGGAATGGATACTGTCTAACAGTCTCTGATTTCAACACTAACATTCCATCTTCTGAAATTCTGAGATTCTAACATCCTTGTTTTAGAATTCTAAGTTTCCAACATTCCTCATTCTAGGatcctaggagtggaattttccattttctaataTACTAAGCCTTACAGCTATCTTAGATGCGATCTGACTCCTGTGTGACTGTGGAGCACCCAGGGACGTGGTTTCAGAGTCTACCTAATATGTTAAGGACAAGGAAACCTCTGAGTCTACCTAATATGTTAAGGACAAGGAAACCTCTGGACAGTGGTACAttggggaatttttttcttttttttttttttttgagacggagtctggctctgtcacccaggctagagtgcaatggcacgatctcggctcactgcaagctctgcgtcctgggttgacgccattctcctgcctcagcctcctgagtagctgggactacaggagctcgccaccacgcccggctaatttttttatgtttttagtagagatggggtttcaccgtgttagccaggatggtcttgatctcctgacctggtgatccacccaccttggcctcccaaagtgctgggattacaggcgtgagccaccgcacccggccaggggGAATGTTCTATAACCAGCTCTGTAAAGGAAAAGCACTGATGTGTGGTAGTcaccaatttctgtggtgtaaatactcccaccatggttGATTTCAAGCCACCGGTGGTTTAATAACCAGCTCATAAATCTCCTAAATATTTTACAGTTGACTCTCATGAGCTGATTGGAGTCAGCTGGAACATACCACTGCCTCTAGACTAAGGTCAGCAGATTTAGCAAATACAGACTGCCCCAGTTcattgaattttagataaatgaaataaatctatAAGGTTAAGTATGTCCCCAGAACTGCATGGAACATGCTTAATCTAAACAATGATTTGTTGTtcacctgaaattcaaatttagctgggtgtCCTGTATTTCATCTGGCAACCCTACTTCAGACCCAAGTGTAAGGTACATGgatgtgctttggtcaaggaaTAGGCCAAGGCAGAGATCCATGCCTGCATGACTCAGTGGGTTTGGTGCACAGGCAcacacctccacttgttatataACCTATTTGTGTAAGTTCATACTTGGTCTGAGCCACTGTTGTCTGTAAAAGGTAATTGTCCTGCTAATGCTGTACAGGGGCTCTTGGGGTTCAGCTCAGCTCAACATGGCTTGACATGGTGGGCGCGCTGGCGCccagtaagagagagagagagccaaagcTGTCCGTTTTGCAGATGGACAGGAGGGAGCCAGGACACAGCTCAGCTTGCTCAcgcccagagagagaaaaagttaagctgctgaccctgaaggcaagggagagcAGGCTGCACAGCTGTGTGTGGAAGCCACGGGCTCAAGCAGCCAAGGCAGGGCGGACAGTGTGAGAGAGCTAGTGTAAGCTGTTGATGAGAGCTGTTGCTGAATAAAACCATATTCACCTGCCTATGGGCCCTGAGTGTTCTTTCTGTCCATCTACCCACTCCCCTCAGACTTTAGCAGGGGCTGGACCTGGACCTCAGGACCTGACACCAAATGAGAAGAGGAGCAGCCCAGGGATCAAGGGTATTCCTCGTACATAAGGTGCCTTTGTGCAAATTAGGAAGAGGTGCTCCTGCAGATGGACACATTGCAGAAAGGAGTGTTCAGGGCTGATTAATTGAGAAAAGCTGTTCCATCTCCCTGTGGAAGCGCTATGAGAACAAGGTGCCTCTTCTGGGCAGACCAATTAGAGAAAGATGTCCCTTCCTTAAGGCTGATTGGGTCACACTACTGAGCACCTGTCAGCCTCCCTTTTTCCCTCAGCCCCAATCTGTGCCTTTGTGTGGGTACACCCTGGGCACAGCAACCTTGATAAGAGCCAGGAGACCTGGAATCTACTCTCAGCCCTGCCACTAATTGtttcacttctctgggcctctgggcctcgtattcctatccatgagattTAATCTAATAATCTACAGGAACATCCTAAGAACAGCAGGAAGTCATTGATGtggaagtgctttttttttttgagacagagtctcactccgtcgcccagactggagtgcagtggcgtgatctcggctcactgcaagctccgcctcccgggttcaggccattctcctgcctcaacctccccagtagctgggactacaggtgcccgtcaccacgcctggctaattttttgtatttttagtagagacggggtttcaccgtgttagccaggatggtgaaaGTGCTTTTTTTAAggtgtagtttcactcttgttgcccaagctggcgtgcaatggtgcaatctcagctcactgcaagctccgcctcctgggttcaagtgattctcctgcctcagcctcctgagtagctgggattacaggcatgcaccaccatgcccagcaaatttttgtgctttaaaaagtaaaaggttTTGCACAAATTGACCCATTGATGTTATTCCCCCAGAGGGTCAGGGCTGAGATGGTCTTtcaaaattacccagtctaatctccgagttttttgtttgtttgtttgttttgagacagagtcacactctatcgcccaggctggagtgcagtggtgcaatctcagctcactgcaacctcagcttcccacgttcaagcgattatcttgctgcagcctcccaagtcgctgggactacaggcgtgcaccaccacactcaact encodes the following:
- the INMT gene encoding indolethylamine N-methyltransferase, whose protein sequence is MKGGFTGGDEYQKHFLPRDYLATYYSFDGSPSPEAEMLKFNLECLHKTFGPGGLQGDTLIDIGSGPTIYQVLAACDSFQDITLSDFTDRNREELEKWLKKEPGAYDWTPAVKFACELEGNSGRWEEKEEKLRAAVKRVLKCDVHLGNPLAPAVLPPADCVLTLLAMECACCSLDAYRAALCNLASLLKPGGHLVTTVTLRLSSYMVGKREFSCVALEKEEVEQAVLDAGFDIEQLLHSPQSYSVTNAANNGVCFIVARKKPGP